The following are encoded together in the Anopheles nili chromosome 3, idAnoNiliSN_F5_01, whole genome shotgun sequence genome:
- the LOC128724754 gene encoding puromycin-sensitive aminopeptidase, which produces MGPRWFLQSATAAATVDKRHRRTITSSSGGCDVSVVSSEPKMSPSASAASAGKPEFQRLPTNVLPEHYELTLKPNLTALTFEGNTTVQLKINSATDRITLNALDLKIGKATVSFSDRTLTSKDIQFDAGQETACFVFETEIPPGKASLAVEFTGELNDKMKGFYRSKYFSASGEERYAGVTQFEATDARRCFPCWDEPAIKATFDITLVVPKDRVALSNMPVREEKPAEADETLRVLHFDRTPVMSTYLVAVVVGEYDYVEDKSTDGVLVRVYTPVGKREQGRFALDVATKVLPYYKDYFNIAYPLPKMDLIAISDFSAGAMENWGLITYRETFVLVDPENTSLIRKQSIALTVGHEIAHQWFGNLVTMEWWTHLWLNEGYASFVEFLCVDHLFPDYDIWTQFVTDMYTRALELDCLRNSHPIEVPVGHPSEIDEIFDEISYNKGASVIRMLHHYIGDEDFKKGMHVYLTRHQYRNTSTEDLWHALQEASSKPVGAVMSTWIKQMGFPVVRVLSSKPLEGNRRLLRIAQEKFCADGCQPAKPFRWLIPINVSTPGAAYAVSTVLEADSAEITVEGVGEKDWVKINPGTIGYYRTQYPAEMLEQFLPAIKDMTLPPLDRLGLIDDLFALVQAGKSATVDALKVIDAYRNESNYTVWSSITNCLAKLQLLLAHTPVEAQFAAYGVRLYQPVAEKLGWDVKPGESHLDTLLRSLVLGRLVSFGCPKTVAEGKRRFEEHAQNKRVLPADLRSTCYRAVLQNGDLATYNEMLRLYRATDLHEEKDRISRALGSIGNVDILRKVIDFAMSEEVRAQDAVFVIVSVALNPKGRDMAWEYFCGRWEVLLHQYEGGFLLARLIKYLTENFSTEERALEVERFFREHEFPGTERTVSQSIETIRLNADWMRRDLDAIAAYLKQQEQQ; this is translated from the exons CCACGGTGGTTTCTGCAATcggccactgctgctgctacggtCGATAAGCGTCATCGACGCACCATCACATCATCATCCGGTGGCTGTGACGTGTCCGTCGTGTCGAGTGAACCCAAAATGTCGCCATCTGCCAGTGCCGCATCTGCCGGCAAGCCCGAATTCCAGCGGCTACCGACGAACGTGCTTCCGGAGCACTATGAGCTGACGTTGAAACCGAATCTGACCGCGCTCACGTTCGAGGGCAACACCACCGTCCAGCTGAAA ATCAACTCGGCAACGGATCGCATTACCCTGAACGCTCTAGACCTGAAGATCGGCAAAGCGACGGTATCGTTCAGCGATCGAACGCTCACCTCCAAGGACATACAGTTCGATGCGGGCCAGGAGACGGCATGTTTCGTGTTCGAAACGGAGATCCCACCCGGGAAAGCGTCCCTAGCGGTGGAGTTCACCGGCGAACTGAACGACAAGATGAAGGGTTTCTACCGCAGCAAGTACTTCTCGGCGAGCGGTGAAGAACGATACGCGGGTGTGACGCAGTTCGAAGCGACGGACGCTCGCCGATGCTTCCCGTGTTGGGACGAACCGGCCATAAAGGCCACCTTCGATATCACGCTGGTCGTACCGAAGGACCGTGTGGCACTTTCGAACATGCCGGTGCGTGAGGAAAAACCCGCCGAAGCGGACGAAACGCTGCGTGTGTTGCACTTTGACCGAACACCCGTCATGTCGACGTACCTGGTCGCGGTGGTGGTCGGTGAGTACGACTACGTGGAGGATAAGTCCACCGATGGGGTGCTGGTGAGGGTGTACACACCGGTTGGGAAGCGCGAGCAGGGTCGATTTGCGCTGGATGTCGCGACGAAGGTGCTGCCGTATTACAAGGATTACTTCAACATCGCTTACCCGCTGCCGAAGATGGATCTGATCGCCATTTCGGACTTCTCGGCTGGTGCCATGGAGAACTGGGGACTGATCACGTACCGCGAGACGTTCGTGCTGGTTGATCCGGAGAATACTTCCCTCATCCGAAAGCAATCGATCGCGTTGACGGTGGGACACGAGATCGCCCATCAGTGGTTCGGGAATCTCGTCACGATGGAGTGGTGGACGCATCTGTGGCTGAACGAGGGTTACGCGTCGTTTGTGGAGTTCCTGTGCGTTGATCACCTGTTCCCGGACTACGACATCTGGACGCAGTTCGTGACGGATATGTACACGCGTGCGCTTGAGCTCGATTGCTTGCGGAATTCGCATCCGATCGAGGTGCCAGTTGGTCACCCGTCCGAGATCGATGAGATCTTTGACGAGATCAGCTACAACAAGGGTGCGAGTGTGATCCGGATGCTGCACCATTACATCGGGGACGAGGACTTCAAGAAGGGCATGCACGTGTACCTGACGCGACATCAGTACCGCAACACGAGCACGGAGGATCTGTGGCATGCGCTGCAGGAAGCGAGCAGTAAGCCGGTTGGGGCGGTGATGTCGACCTGGATCAAGCAGATGGGTTTCCCggtggtgcgtgtgttgtCCTCGAAACCGCTCGAAGGCAACCGGCGGTTGTTGCGGATCGCACAGGAGAAGTTCTGTGCCGATGGGTGTCAACCGGCTAAACCGTTCCGGTGGCTTATCCCGATCAACGTGTCAACGCCGGGTGCGGCTTATGCTGTCTCCACTGTGTTGGAAGCGGATTCGGCCGAAATAACGGTGGAAGGTGTTGGAGAGAAGGACTGGGTTAAGATCAACCCCGGTACAATCGGGTATTATCGCACGCAATACCCGGCTGAGATGCTGGAGCAGTTCCTGCCAGCGATCAAGGACATGACGTTGCCACCGCTCGATCGGCTTGGGCTGATCGACGATCTGTTCGCGTTGGTGCAAGCAGGCAAAAGTGCCACCGTAGAT GCCCTGAAAGTGATCGATGCTTACCGGAACGAGAGCAACTACACCGTTTGGTCTTCGATCACAAATTGCCTGGCGAAATTGCAGCTTCTGCTTGCTCACACGCCCGTCGAGGCTCAATTCGCGGCGTACGGCGTGCGATTGTACCAACCGGTCGCGGAAAAACTCGGATGGGATGTGAAACCTGGCGAGAGCCATCTGGACACGCTGCTGCGCTCGCTCGTCCTCGGTCGGTTGGTGTCTTTCGGTTGTCCAAAAACGGTAGCGGAAGGCAAACGAAG GTTCGAGGAACACGCGCAAAACAAACGTGTCCTGCCGGCTGATCTCCGTAGCACCTGCTACCGAGCCGTACTGCAAAACGGCGATCTCGCGACATACAACGAGATGCTACGGCTGTACCGAGCGACCGACCTACACGAGGAAAAGGATCGTATCTCGCGCGCCCTCGGCTCGATCGGTAACGTTGACATCCTACGCAAGGTGATCGACTTCGCGATGTCGGAAGAAGTCCGCGCCCAGGACGCAGTGTTCGTGATCGTATCGGTCGCGCTCAATCCGAAAGGCCGCGATATGGCGTGGGAGTACTTCTGCGGGCGATGGGAGGTGTTGCTGCACCAGTACGAGGGTGGTTTTCTGCTCGCTCGCCTAATCAAGTACCTGACGGAGAACTTCTCGACGGAGGAGCGAGCGCTCGAGGTGGAGCGGTTCTTCCGCGAGCACGAGTTCCCTGGTACCGAGCGAACCGTATCGCAGTCGATCGAAACGATCCGGCTGAATGCTGACTGGATGCGGCGTGATCTCGATGCCATTGCCGCGTACTTGAAGCAACAGGAGCAGCAGTAA